Proteins encoded by one window of Cyclobacteriaceae bacterium:
- a CDS encoding D-aminoacylase, protein MRLSSNKHYLIILIVALLPIVGMAQSFYDIIIRNGKIVDGSGNPWFIADVAIKDGKIVRVGNLGEATAEKVIDAKGLVVAPGFVDVHTHIEGSEIRIPTAGNFILDGVTSVITGNCGGSSLDIAEYFRKIDSVKTSINVATLIGHNTVRRAVLGEYQRDPTPEEQLQMEQLVEKAMQDGAVGLSTGLIYVPGTYSKTEEVVGLAKAASKFGGVYASHIRSEGDNVTEAIDEAISIGEVANMPVEISHFKVTYKPNWGRSVHTLAQVEGARLRGVDVTIDQYPYVASSTTLSTTVPSWVFSGGRDSLQWRLNDKSTRQQIKKEMVETLKSKKLKNYNYALVARYAPDSTYNGKTITEVNKLKGRKTKPMLEAETILELIASTERVQMVYFSMEESDLRRILQYPFNMFASDAGISRYGTGMPHPRAYGTNARVLGQYVRDLKIIRLEEAIRRMTSLPASRFNIRDRGLLREGMAADVVIFDETKVGDRATFDKPHAYSEGFEYIIVNGQITAEQGKHTGVRNGVVLKPAR, encoded by the coding sequence ATGCGTTTAAGCAGTAACAAACATTATCTGATAATCCTGATTGTTGCCCTGCTCCCGATTGTGGGCATGGCACAATCGTTTTATGACATCATCATCCGCAATGGAAAGATTGTGGATGGTTCGGGCAACCCGTGGTTTATAGCCGATGTAGCCATTAAAGATGGTAAAATTGTCAGAGTCGGAAATCTTGGTGAGGCCACTGCAGAAAAAGTAATCGATGCAAAAGGATTGGTTGTGGCTCCTGGATTTGTGGATGTGCACACGCACATTGAAGGAAGTGAAATACGCATCCCAACAGCCGGTAATTTCATATTGGATGGGGTTACGTCTGTAATAACAGGCAACTGCGGAGGTTCTTCATTGGATATTGCTGAGTACTTCCGAAAAATAGACAGTGTAAAAACATCCATTAATGTAGCAACGCTCATCGGGCATAACACCGTGCGAAGAGCAGTGTTGGGTGAATACCAACGCGACCCCACACCTGAAGAACAACTTCAAATGGAACAGTTGGTGGAGAAAGCCATGCAGGATGGTGCTGTAGGGTTATCTACCGGATTGATTTATGTGCCCGGAACCTATTCCAAAACAGAAGAAGTTGTTGGGCTGGCCAAAGCGGCATCAAAATTTGGAGGGGTATATGCCTCACACATCCGCAGTGAAGGCGACAACGTAACCGAAGCCATTGACGAAGCCATCTCCATTGGTGAAGTGGCAAACATGCCCGTGGAAATTTCACACTTTAAAGTAACCTACAAACCTAATTGGGGTCGGTCGGTACACACGCTGGCGCAAGTTGAAGGGGCAAGGCTTCGGGGAGTTGATGTTACAATAGATCAATATCCGTATGTGGCGAGCAGTACAACATTAAGCACCACCGTACCAAGCTGGGTGTTTTCTGGAGGCAGAGATTCCCTGCAGTGGCGATTGAATGATAAGTCCACCCGGCAGCAGATCAAGAAAGAAATGGTGGAAACGCTAAAAAGTAAAAAACTTAAAAACTATAACTACGCACTGGTTGCGCGTTATGCGCCCGACAGTACATACAATGGAAAAACCATTACTGAAGTCAATAAGCTGAAAGGAAGAAAAACCAAACCCATGCTGGAAGCAGAAACCATTCTGGAGCTGATCGCTTCTACCGAGCGTGTACAGATGGTATACTTCAGCATGGAAGAATCAGATCTTCGCAGAATTTTACAATACCCCTTTAACATGTTTGCTTCCGATGCCGGCATCAGTCGCTATGGAACAGGTATGCCGCACCCACGCGCTTATGGAACCAATGCGCGTGTGCTTGGTCAGTACGTGCGCGATTTGAAAATTATCCGATTGGAAGAAGCCATTCGCAGAATGACATCATTACCTGCTTCGCGGTTTAATATTCGCGATCGTGGATTGTTGCGTGAGGGCATGGCAGCGGATGTGGTGATTTTTGATGAAACCAAAGTAGGCGATCGTGCCACGTTTGATAAACCCCATGCCTATTCGGAAGGATTTGAATACATTATTGTTAACGGACAAATTACAGCGGAACAGGGCAAACATACGGGTGTTCGAAATGGGGTGGTGTTGAAGCCTGCTCGTTGA
- a CDS encoding serine hydrolase, translated as MIRKILSLVFVLYSCAALAQSTVDNLDKILNERFSATDPGAAVLVVQNDKVLLRKGYGIAEINRKVPVSPDMVFRIGSITKQFTSTAILKLIEEGKLSLQDNVNKYLPDFKTQNPITIEQLLNHTSGIKSYTSVPERMTTEAKKTKVSVAEMMGYIQGYPIDFKPGEQWLYNNSAYFLLGAVIEKVTGKTYGDYINQTFFKPLKMTASYPDDSKPIAKQAAGYTKGSGDAFVMADYVHPSIPYSAGSIFSTVDDLWKWNQAVFSYKLVKKELLEKAWEPTKTTDGSVESYGYGWQLGKVGDAKAIGHGGGIDGFLSFELYVPEKKIYVALLANTTSINPEDIAYTLAEEVAGIRGDKPEAITLAAEAGDQYVGVYKINDREDRVITRNGNQYFSQRAGGTKFEIYPYAADQFAFTESNTKIKFTRDASGNVSEMEMQDRSFVPSRAVKTNKPIPAERTVFNLNPTDFDVFVGEYELAPGFLIKVWREESNYKAQATGQPSFDMFPESATKFFLKVVDAQIEFSRNEQGEVTHMTLFQGGRAMPGKKVK; from the coding sequence ATGATCCGTAAAATCCTGTCACTTGTTTTCGTTCTTTATTCATGTGCTGCTCTTGCACAAAGCACGGTTGATAACCTGGATAAAATCCTGAATGAACGTTTTTCTGCCACCGATCCCGGTGCAGCGGTTTTAGTTGTGCAAAACGATAAGGTATTGTTGCGCAAAGGATACGGCATTGCCGAGATCAACCGTAAAGTTCCGGTATCACCTGATATGGTTTTTCGGATTGGATCCATCACCAAGCAATTTACTTCAACGGCTATTTTAAAATTGATTGAAGAGGGAAAGCTTTCTTTACAAGATAATGTGAACAAATACCTTCCGGATTTTAAAACGCAAAACCCCATCACCATTGAACAGTTGCTAAACCATACATCCGGTATAAAAAGTTATACCAGTGTACCGGAACGCATGACTACCGAAGCAAAGAAAACTAAAGTAAGTGTAGCCGAGATGATGGGTTATATTCAAGGCTATCCCATTGATTTCAAACCCGGTGAGCAGTGGCTGTACAATAACTCAGCTTATTTTCTCCTAGGTGCAGTAATTGAAAAAGTTACAGGCAAAACCTATGGCGATTACATCAACCAGACTTTTTTCAAGCCATTAAAGATGACAGCTTCCTATCCGGATGACAGTAAGCCCATTGCGAAGCAGGCAGCAGGTTACACCAAAGGCTCAGGTGATGCATTTGTAATGGCCGATTACGTTCATCCTTCTATTCCATATTCGGCTGGTTCAATTTTTTCAACCGTGGATGATTTATGGAAATGGAACCAGGCTGTGTTCAGCTATAAGTTGGTAAAGAAGGAGCTTCTTGAAAAAGCATGGGAGCCAACCAAAACCACCGATGGTTCTGTTGAAAGCTATGGATATGGCTGGCAATTGGGAAAAGTTGGTGATGCCAAGGCCATTGGTCATGGTGGCGGTATTGATGGGTTCCTGTCGTTTGAGTTGTATGTTCCTGAAAAGAAAATATATGTAGCACTGTTGGCGAACACAACATCCATAAACCCGGAAGATATTGCCTATACCTTGGCGGAAGAAGTGGCTGGTATTCGGGGGGATAAGCCAGAAGCAATTACCTTAGCAGCAGAGGCAGGTGACCAATATGTGGGTGTTTACAAAATCAATGATCGTGAAGATCGGGTGATTACGCGAAATGGGAATCAATATTTTTCCCAACGCGCAGGTGGAACCAAGTTTGAGATTTATCCATATGCCGCTGATCAATTTGCCTTTACGGAATCAAACACAAAAATAAAGTTCACGCGCGATGCATCAGGTAACGTATCCGAAATGGAAATGCAGGATCGTTCGTTTGTACCTTCACGTGCGGTGAAAACAAATAAGCCGATTCCGGCTGAGCGTACAGTTTTCAATTTAAACCCAACTGACTTCGATGTGTTTGTGGGTGAATATGAACTGGCTCCTGGTTTTCTGATCAAGGTATGGCGCGAGGAAAGCAATTACAAGGCACAGGCTACCGGTCAACCTTCATTTGATATGTTTCCGGAGAGTGCAACCAAATTCTTCTTGAAAGTGGTGGACGCTCAGATTGAATTCAGTCGCAATGAGCAAGGTGAAGTTACACACATGACCTTGTTCCAGGGCGGCAGGGCTATGCCCGGCAAAAAAGTGAAGTAG
- a CDS encoding cupin domain-containing protein: MKNSIFTLLILAPLYLFAQGSDYNVYSYLTQGTKAPNTHYIGEAWLNAIIRNDADLGYNITKATFKANSTLDWHKHSSVQVLIIVDGEAYYQEKGKEPVILKEGDIIKCAKDIEHWHSSTKDKDVTYLAFYGGEQPTIWTEVLTQEYYDRVAEKLKSK, encoded by the coding sequence ATGAAAAATTCGATCTTCACTCTATTAATTTTAGCTCCGCTATACCTATTTGCCCAAGGTTCCGATTATAACGTTTACTCCTATCTTACTCAGGGCACAAAGGCACCAAATACCCATTACATCGGGGAGGCATGGTTAAATGCCATAATCCGTAATGATGCTGATTTGGGTTATAACATTACAAAAGCAACCTTTAAAGCCAACTCCACCTTGGATTGGCATAAACATAGTTCTGTGCAGGTTTTAATAATTGTAGATGGCGAAGCCTATTATCAGGAGAAAGGAAAAGAGCCAGTAATTCTAAAAGAAGGTGACATAATTAAATGTGCGAAAGATATCGAGCATTGGCATTCCTCTACTAAGGATAAAGATGTAACCTACCTGGCTTTCTACGGTGGTGAACAGCCCACTATTTGGACAGAGGTACTAACACAAGAATATTATGATAGGGTGGCTGAAAAGCTAAAAAGTAAATAA
- the lipA gene encoding lipoyl synthase, translating to MIELPTISPEQTKPRKPNWLRVKLPVGPEYAKVRRLVDEHKLHTICESGNCPNMGECWGAGTATFMILGNVCTRSCTFCAVATGRPPEYDTDEPRRVAEAIKLMGVKHAVITSVNRDELKDRGAEIWYQTVVQTKQVSPETTIETLIPDTKGNWDALHRMIEGGQEVVSHNMETVGRLYRIVRPQAKYERSLEQIKRTREAGKRTKSGIMLGLGETKEEVFKAMDDLAENGLMILTLGQYLQPTKMHIEVAEFIHPETFDMYREEGLKRGLKYVESGPLVRSSYHAERHVNVPMD from the coding sequence GTGATTGAACTGCCTACCATATCGCCCGAGCAAACTAAACCACGCAAACCCAATTGGCTGCGTGTAAAATTGCCGGTTGGCCCGGAATATGCCAAAGTGCGCAGGCTGGTGGATGAACACAAGCTGCACACCATCTGCGAAAGCGGCAATTGCCCCAACATGGGCGAATGCTGGGGTGCCGGTACGGCCACATTCATGATTCTTGGAAATGTATGTACACGTAGTTGTACGTTCTGTGCCGTAGCAACAGGCCGGCCACCGGAATACGATACAGACGAACCAAGGCGTGTAGCCGAAGCCATCAAACTGATGGGCGTGAAACATGCTGTCATCACTTCTGTAAATCGCGATGAACTGAAAGACCGCGGTGCAGAAATCTGGTATCAAACCGTGGTTCAAACCAAACAGGTAAGCCCTGAAACTACAATTGAAACACTCATTCCGGATACAAAAGGAAACTGGGATGCCTTACACCGCATGATAGAAGGCGGACAGGAAGTAGTGAGTCACAACATGGAAACGGTTGGCCGTTTGTATCGCATTGTGCGCCCGCAAGCTAAATACGAACGCAGCCTGGAGCAGATCAAGCGCACACGCGAAGCCGGTAAACGCACCAAGTCGGGCATTATGCTTGGGTTGGGCGAAACCAAAGAAGAAGTGTTTAAGGCCATGGACGATCTGGCCGAAAACGGATTAATGATTCTTACGCTCGGTCAATATTTACAGCCAACCAAAATGCACATTGAAGTGGCCGAATTCATCCATCCCGAAACCTTCGACATGTATCGTGAAGAAGGATTGAAGCGCGGACTGAAATACGTGGAGTCTGGTCCACTGGTGCGCTCCTCCTATCATGCCGAACGGCATGTGAATGTGCCAATGGATTGA
- the gcvH gene encoding glycine cleavage system protein GcvH: MNIPADLKYTKDHEWVKIDGNTATIGITDFAQSELGDIVYVDINTVGQEVNQHDVFGTVEAVKTVSDLYMPVSGKVVEFNSALDGSPEKVNADPYGEGWMVKVEVKNAGEVDGLLTADQYKELIGK; the protein is encoded by the coding sequence ATGAATATTCCTGCCGACCTCAAGTACACCAAAGACCACGAATGGGTAAAAATTGATGGAAATACCGCCACCATAGGCATTACCGATTTCGCGCAAAGCGAATTGGGCGACATTGTTTATGTGGATATAAACACGGTTGGACAGGAGGTAAACCAACACGATGTGTTTGGTACCGTTGAGGCGGTTAAGACCGTATCTGATCTGTATATGCCTGTAAGCGGAAAAGTAGTAGAGTTTAACTCAGCCCTGGATGGCAGCCCTGAAAAAGTAAATGCCGATCCGTACGGTGAAGGCTGGATGGTAAAGGTGGAAGTAAAAAATGCCGGTGAGGTTGATGGCTTGTTAACAGCCGACCAATACAAGGAACTTATCGGTAAGTGA